A single region of the Candidatus Micrarchaeia archaeon genome encodes:
- the truD gene encoding tRNA pseudouridine(13) synthase TruD, producing the protein MELEHNLLRIKGQMKQEPEDFIVEEIMQNGIILEIDKKIEKPDTQGKFLYFILQKKQWTTEGAISRIAKGLHAKDKRFNWAGTKDKQAITTQLVSGFAINKKALQNLKLKDIQINGMWYEDKKVQLGDLIGNRFKIKITNLDDKKAEEKINNINNELNGKFVNYFGDQRFGTVRQNTHKIGEYIIKEDYGSAIKEFLLNTEGENNEEAKQARINLAETLNYKRALEEFPRYLRLERNIIEWLEKYPNDYVGALRKIPRGISLLFMHAFQSYLFNLELSERVKNKDYEAKENEYYCGLNSYGFPEIEHKIQNSTDGILCSNIIGYETKTNEIEDKLLNQFNITTENFRLKKFQELSSKGTFRPFFTTYKDFEFSNSVFNFTVPSGCYATVLLERFLLK; encoded by the coding sequence GTGGAACTAGAGCATAATCTATTAAGAATAAAAGGACAAATGAAACAAGAGCCTGAAGATTTTATAGTAGAAGAAATAATGCAAAATGGAATTATCTTAGAAATAGATAAAAAAATAGAAAAACCAGATACGCAAGGAAAATTTCTTTATTTTATTTTACAAAAAAAACAATGGACAACAGAAGGAGCTATTTCAAGAATTGCAAAAGGATTACATGCTAAAGATAAAAGATTTAATTGGGCTGGAACAAAAGATAAACAAGCAATTACTACACAATTAGTTTCTGGTTTTGCAATAAATAAAAAAGCTCTTCAGAATTTAAAATTAAAAGATATTCAAATAAATGGAATGTGGTATGAAGATAAAAAAGTACAATTAGGAGATTTAATAGGTAATAGATTTAAAATAAAAATAACTAATCTTGATGATAAAAAAGCAGAAGAAAAAATTAATAATATAAATAACGAATTAAATGGAAAATTTGTTAATTATTTTGGGGACCAAAGATTTGGAACCGTTAGACAGAATACCCATAAAATTGGTGAATATATCATAAAAGAAGACTATGGGTCAGCAATAAAAGAATTTTTATTAAATACAGAAGGGGAAAATAATGAAGAAGCAAAACAAGCTAGAATTAATCTTGCTGAAACATTGAATTATAAAAGAGCTTTAGAGGAATTTCCAAGATATTTAAGATTAGAGAGAAATATTATTGAATGGTTAGAAAAATATCCAAATGATTATGTTGGGGCTTTAAGAAAAATTCCAAGAGGAATTTCATTACTATTTATGCATGCATTTCAATCATATTTATTTAATTTAGAATTAAGTGAAAGAGTTAAAAATAAAGATTATGAAGCAAAAGAAAATGAATATTATTGTGGTTTAAATTCATATGGTTTTCCAGAAATTGAACATAAAATACAAAATTCTACAGACGGAATTTTATGTTCAAATATTATAGGTTATGAAACAAAAACAAATGAAATAGAAGATAAATTATTAAATCAGTTTAATATTACCACAGAAAATTTTAGATTAAAAAAGTTTCAAGAATTAAGTTCAAAAGGAACTTTTAGACCTTTTTTTACAACTTATAAAGATTTTGAATTTTCAAATTCTGTTTTTAATTTTACTGTTCCTTCTGGCTGTTATGCAACTGTTCTTTTGGAACGATTTTTATTAAAATAG